A single genomic interval of Methylosinus sp. LW4 harbors:
- a CDS encoding AGE family epimerase/isomerase: MTGAEEPSSIRAWLKEKALPLWASNGWDERTSSFVERLSLTGAPLLETPRRAMVQARQIYTYSVAHRTGWFAEGAELVARAGATMIERYYEADGARGWAFSVARDGAVVDGRRDLYTHAFILLALAKAYETTRDSTYIALADATLSFLDRDMASEHGGYVETLPASDSPRRQNSHMHLFEALLSLFDATKRSAYLERAIAVRDIFFSRFVQAEESILVEFFDEIWRPLDGPHFPFEPGHHFEWIWLLEQNEELRHFNQTPTVARLWETALRSGVGADGRIYARATVGGAADRSTRLWFYAEAAKAAHVMRSKYRRCDGPMASDFLDAMRARFLEPAVSGSWIDEFDAYGSAKVDFAPASSLYHICCAIRASYSD, from the coding sequence ATGACTGGCGCCGAAGAGCCGAGCTCGATCCGTGCGTGGCTGAAAGAGAAAGCGCTTCCGTTGTGGGCTTCGAATGGCTGGGATGAGCGCACGAGCTCATTCGTCGAACGTCTTTCGCTCACAGGCGCGCCGCTGCTTGAGACGCCCAGGCGAGCCATGGTGCAAGCGCGTCAGATTTACACTTACAGCGTTGCGCATCGAACAGGCTGGTTCGCGGAGGGAGCAGAGCTGGTCGCGCGCGCGGGCGCGACGATGATCGAACGCTATTATGAAGCCGACGGCGCTCGCGGCTGGGCCTTTTCCGTGGCGCGCGACGGCGCCGTCGTCGATGGTCGTCGTGATCTCTATACACATGCATTCATTCTGCTCGCTCTCGCGAAGGCATATGAGACGACGCGCGATTCCACTTATATCGCGCTCGCCGATGCGACGCTGAGCTTTCTGGATCGCGACATGGCTTCCGAGCATGGCGGCTATGTCGAGACTCTTCCGGCGAGCGATAGCCCGCGCCGTCAGAACTCGCATATGCATTTGTTCGAAGCATTGCTCTCACTCTTCGATGCGACGAAGCGCTCCGCGTATCTGGAACGAGCCATTGCGGTGCGAGACATTTTCTTCAGTCGATTCGTTCAGGCTGAAGAGTCCATTCTCGTCGAATTTTTCGATGAAATTTGGCGTCCTCTCGACGGCCCGCATTTTCCGTTCGAGCCTGGTCATCATTTCGAGTGGATATGGTTGCTCGAGCAAAACGAGGAGCTTCGACATTTCAATCAGACGCCGACCGTGGCGCGGCTATGGGAAACCGCGCTTCGCAGCGGCGTCGGCGCAGATGGCCGAATTTACGCTCGCGCGACGGTCGGCGGAGCCGCGGATCGCTCGACTCGGCTCTGGTTCTATGCCGAGGCTGCAAAGGCCGCCCATGTAATGCGGTCGAAATATCGGAGATGCGATGGTCCGATGGCGAGCGATTTTCTGGATGCGATGCGCGCTCGATTCCTCGAACCCGCCGTGTCGGGAAGCTGGATCGACGAGTTCGACGCCTATGGCTCCGCCAAAGTGGATTTTGCGCCTGCGAGCTCTCTTTATCATATTTGTTGCGCGATCCGAGCGTCATACAGCGATTGA
- a CDS encoding HAD-IIIA family hydrolase has translation MTTRQAVILVGGKGTRLGALASTTPKPLMAIDGDTVFLDALLLEIIRHGFDDILLLAGHLHDSVLERYQGRSIRGASVRIVVESAPAGTAGALKNAAHLLDPVFLLANGDTLFDINLRRLSAGLEKRPDVLGVLALRRESDATRYGSVKLQDGYVVAFHEKEQGSGPASINAGVGVFRRQILTFVESEPCSIESDVYPRLAATRAILGEELEGYFIDIGTPESLDQARRDLGNRRRPAVFFDRDGVLNRDAGYCHRVEDLEWIPGAVEAIRCVNESGAFAFVVSNQAGVARGLFREADIDRFHAAMSAQLAAAGAHIDAFYFCPYHPDAVDAEWRHTDHPDRKPNPGMILRASSEWPIDMGASLLVGDKEIDMEAARRAGIRGRLFSGGDLYASIRWEIERIAALCARARS, from the coding sequence ATGACGACGAGGCAGGCTGTGATATTGGTCGGCGGCAAAGGAACGCGGCTCGGCGCGCTCGCATCCACGACGCCAAAGCCGCTCATGGCGATCGACGGGGACACTGTGTTTCTCGATGCATTGCTGCTCGAGATCATTCGCCACGGCTTCGATGACATTCTTCTGCTCGCTGGACATTTGCACGACAGCGTCCTCGAGCGCTACCAAGGACGTTCCATTCGCGGCGCGTCCGTGCGAATCGTGGTCGAATCTGCGCCGGCGGGAACGGCGGGCGCTTTGAAAAATGCCGCGCACTTGCTCGATCCTGTATTTCTGTTGGCGAATGGCGATACGCTATTCGACATCAATCTCCGGCGCCTGTCGGCCGGCCTGGAGAAGAGGCCGGATGTTCTCGGCGTGCTCGCGCTGCGACGAGAGTCCGACGCAACGCGCTACGGCAGCGTGAAATTGCAAGATGGCTATGTCGTCGCCTTTCATGAAAAAGAGCAAGGCTCGGGACCGGCGTCGATCAATGCCGGAGTGGGCGTGTTTCGGCGACAGATATTGACGTTTGTCGAGAGCGAGCCCTGCTCGATCGAGTCGGACGTTTATCCGCGGCTCGCCGCGACCCGCGCTATTCTCGGGGAGGAGCTCGAAGGATATTTTATCGATATCGGAACGCCGGAATCGCTCGACCAAGCGCGTAGAGATCTTGGCAACAGGCGCCGACCCGCGGTTTTTTTCGACCGTGACGGCGTGCTGAATCGCGATGCGGGCTATTGCCATCGCGTCGAGGACTTGGAGTGGATTCCGGGGGCCGTCGAAGCGATCAGATGCGTGAACGAGTCGGGAGCTTTCGCCTTCGTGGTCAGCAATCAAGCCGGAGTTGCGCGCGGGCTGTTTCGCGAAGCGGATATCGACAGATTTCACGCCGCTATGTCCGCGCAACTCGCTGCGGCGGGGGCTCATATCGACGCATTCTATTTCTGTCCCTACCACCCGGACGCCGTCGACGCTGAATGGCGACATACTGATCATCCCGATCGGAAGCCCAATCCCGGCATGATTTTGCGGGCGTCTTCCGAGTGGCCGATCGACATGGGTGCGAGCCTTCTCGTCGGCGACAAGGAAATCGACATGGAGGCGGCGCGGCGCGCAGGAATTCGTGGGCGCTTGTTTTCGGGCGGCGATCTCTATGCATCGATCCGATGGGAGATCGAGCGGATAGCGGCTCTTTGCGCTCGCGCGCGCTCATGA
- a CDS encoding glycosyltransferase family 4 protein — protein sequence MQKADYCAHLNREEHDTFQRLLPKKRHALIYPAVPPARPSRGGDRILTVASGHYPNYLGIKWLLEEVLPLAPGVSIDIVGDVDEAVRKRDKSLFDAHRHLFRGRVPQIESAYERAGCVLLPTLEGYGLSIRTAEALSSGAPLIATPLAFRGLDAGVQRLRNVTVATDAPSFAAALRAAHARIEDGVGTTDSRTSDTRQFFDTVFGFDVYVDALAEISAMMLTA from the coding sequence ATGCAGAAGGCGGACTATTGCGCGCATCTCAATCGTGAGGAGCACGACACCTTCCAACGACTGCTCCCGAAAAAACGCCATGCGCTCATATATCCGGCTGTGCCGCCAGCGCGACCGTCGCGCGGAGGCGACAGGATTTTGACGGTCGCCAGCGGGCACTACCCGAACTATCTCGGAATCAAATGGCTGCTGGAGGAGGTGCTTCCTCTCGCGCCCGGCGTTTCGATCGACATCGTCGGGGACGTCGACGAAGCGGTGAGAAAGCGCGACAAATCACTTTTCGACGCTCATCGACATCTATTTCGAGGGCGCGTCCCGCAGATCGAGTCGGCATACGAGCGAGCCGGCTGCGTGCTGCTCCCGACCTTGGAGGGATACGGGCTTTCGATCAGAACGGCGGAAGCGCTATCCAGCGGCGCTCCGCTGATCGCGACGCCGCTCGCGTTTCGGGGCCTGGACGCCGGCGTGCAAAGGCTTCGCAATGTCACGGTAGCGACGGACGCCCCGAGCTTCGCAGCAGCGCTACGCGCCGCTCACGCGCGCATCGAGGATGGCGTCGGGACGACGGACAGCCGCACGAGCGACACGCGGCAATTCTTCGACACGGTATTCGGCTTCGACGTCTATGTCGACGCGCTCGCGGAGATCTCTGCAATGATGTTGACCGCATGA
- a CDS encoding glycosyltransferase family 4 protein yields the protein MLAVELESMRGADLLLHVNIEEHEVFSELLPEKRHALLYPAGPEAPRGPGGDDIVVVASNNTANVESVVWFLREVAPKAPDIDIKIVGNIDAGVRSAAPEEYRRYRDWFVGRVDDVRRVYENARLVLLPMVNGFGLSIKTLEAMASGLPLIATSAALRGMQDDALALRDVTIADDPESFARALNRKAREPRRTEAQRRTSGVRAYFDAHFSQAVYRRNLEALVESLLENGRRP from the coding sequence ATGCTCGCGGTCGAGCTTGAGAGCATGCGAGGAGCCGATCTGCTCTTGCATGTGAACATCGAGGAGCATGAGGTATTTTCAGAACTTTTGCCCGAGAAGCGTCATGCTTTGCTCTATCCGGCGGGGCCGGAGGCGCCTCGCGGGCCAGGCGGCGACGACATAGTCGTCGTGGCGAGCAACAACACGGCCAATGTCGAAAGCGTCGTGTGGTTCCTTCGGGAAGTCGCGCCGAAGGCGCCGGACATCGATATCAAGATCGTCGGCAACATAGATGCTGGAGTGCGCTCGGCGGCGCCGGAGGAATATAGGCGCTATCGTGATTGGTTCGTCGGACGAGTGGATGATGTGCGGCGCGTATATGAGAATGCGCGACTCGTCTTGCTTCCGATGGTCAATGGCTTTGGCCTTTCGATCAAGACGCTGGAGGCGATGGCGAGCGGCTTGCCGTTGATTGCGACATCCGCCGCTCTGCGTGGCATGCAAGACGACGCGTTGGCTCTACGAGACGTGACGATCGCCGATGATCCAGAATCGTTCGCGCGCGCGCTGAATCGAAAAGCTCGCGAGCCTCGTCGGACGGAAGCGCAGCGGCGAACGAGCGGCGTGAGAGCCTATTTCGATGCTCATTTTTCACAAGCTGTCTATCGCCGCAACCTCGAGGCGTTGGTCGAATCGCTTCTAGAGAACGGACGTCGGCCATGA
- a CDS encoding GHMP family kinase ATP-binding protein, with amino-acid sequence MKSFSLGADAVPRGTRVGGLAAGATIRSRAPLRLGFGGGGTDLSPFCDLHGGAVLNCTIDRYAYCYLSARDDMKLVLDARDRGVVETHAFGEPIDCSGKLRLHRGVYNRFLQDGFLSRSRGVTIVTTTDALAGSGLGTSSALVVAICEAMREYADAPFGLYELAHLAFEIERRQLRLAGGKQDQYSAAFGGVNFVEFFSQDRVIVNPLRVHRNILLELEAALVICFTGLSRESDTIIQAQINRLNSNDEDVIAAMMAMKAAAYEMKAALLAGDLFAFGDMLNRSWRFKKSTAATISNDRVERLLQVGLAAGAFACKVSGAGGGGFLMFMTEPESKTAVMHALNAAGGEATPVRLTGEGVEVWTRP; translated from the coding sequence ATGAAGTCGTTCAGCCTCGGCGCGGACGCCGTTCCACGCGGAACGCGAGTTGGCGGTCTCGCAGCGGGCGCGACGATTCGCTCCCGGGCGCCCTTGCGCCTGGGCTTTGGCGGCGGCGGCACCGACCTTTCGCCTTTTTGCGACCTGCACGGCGGCGCAGTGTTGAATTGCACCATCGATCGTTACGCATATTGCTATTTGAGCGCGCGCGACGATATGAAGCTGGTGCTGGACGCTCGTGATAGAGGCGTTGTCGAGACCCACGCATTCGGGGAGCCGATCGATTGCTCCGGCAAGCTACGGCTGCATCGAGGCGTATATAATCGGTTTCTGCAGGACGGCTTCCTGTCACGATCTCGCGGCGTCACGATCGTGACGACGACTGATGCGCTCGCGGGATCGGGGTTGGGAACGTCGTCGGCCCTCGTTGTCGCCATTTGCGAAGCGATGCGGGAATATGCCGATGCGCCTTTCGGATTGTATGAGCTGGCGCATCTGGCCTTCGAGATCGAGCGTCGGCAGCTTCGACTGGCGGGCGGCAAGCAGGATCAGTATTCGGCGGCGTTCGGCGGCGTCAATTTCGTCGAGTTTTTCTCGCAAGATCGTGTGATCGTCAATCCGCTCCGCGTTCACAGGAATATTCTGCTCGAGCTCGAAGCGGCGCTCGTCATTTGCTTCACCGGGCTGTCTCGCGAATCGGACACGATCATCCAAGCGCAGATCAACCGGTTGAACTCGAATGACGAGGACGTCATCGCAGCGATGATGGCTATGAAGGCGGCGGCTTACGAGATGAAGGCCGCGCTGCTCGCCGGAGATTTGTTCGCTTTCGGAGATATGTTGAATCGGTCTTGGCGCTTCAAGAAGAGCACGGCGGCGACCATTTCCAATGATCGTGTCGAGCGGCTCTTGCAAGTCGGGCTCGCGGCCGGCGCCTTCGCCTGCAAGGTGTCGGGAGCGGGCGGCGGCGGCTTCCTCATGTTCATGACGGAACCCGAGAGCAAAACGGCCGTCATGCACGCCCTGAACGCCGCGGGCGGGGAGGCGACGCCGGTGCGACTGACTGGCGAAGGAGTGGAAGTCTGGACACGCCCCTGA
- a CDS encoding ATP-binding protein yields MMRRFFATTLGQIASIIALSSATTILLFILLLSIFDPTPPPPPWPWPTAYRIATFVETMRSAPDDARAAIAAGARRSDFSIEMTQTPRPCDGLGQDAQKLRSALQSKFGDVMGTFTVRSCGSDVPATDIQVLLPLEGRMLEVLTGDPKADQFFKLTLPLMSALSFLCVAVAAMSGWAVWRVTGPLRRLAHKADAFGRDIVMESIDEEGPIEIRRVARAFNLMQERITRSLRERTRVLAAVSHDLRTPLTRMRLQLQAGQAENVTAKLLRDIDLMHSMVTSAVSFLSGAFHEEEKEWLDLGALLSTLCDEFEETGANIQYEGREGIPFFCRPNAIHRAVTNLIDNGLHFGGRVIVSASVESDRVVIDVADDGPGVPMHRIEDVLQPFVRLDASRSSRSGSVGLGLSIVKEIVEAHQGQIELRQREPNGLIARIAFPSSAFAPPADARGAR; encoded by the coding sequence ATGATGCGGCGCTTCTTTGCGACGACGCTCGGCCAGATCGCTTCCATCATCGCCTTGTCCTCGGCGACGACCATCCTTCTCTTTATCCTTCTGCTCTCGATCTTCGATCCGACGCCGCCGCCGCCGCCATGGCCATGGCCGACCGCTTATCGCATCGCCACTTTCGTCGAGACGATGCGCAGCGCGCCGGACGATGCGCGCGCCGCTATCGCCGCAGGCGCCCGACGAAGCGACTTCTCCATCGAGATGACGCAAACGCCGCGGCCCTGCGATGGCCTCGGCCAAGACGCGCAGAAGCTTCGATCGGCTCTGCAATCGAAATTCGGCGACGTCATGGGGACATTCACGGTTCGATCCTGCGGCTCCGACGTTCCGGCGACAGATATTCAAGTTTTGCTGCCGTTGGAGGGGAGAATGCTCGAGGTTCTGACCGGCGATCCGAAAGCCGACCAGTTTTTTAAATTGACCCTTCCGCTCATGAGCGCCCTCTCATTCCTCTGCGTGGCCGTGGCGGCAATGTCCGGCTGGGCGGTGTGGCGAGTAACCGGCCCCTTGCGTCGACTGGCGCACAAGGCGGACGCTTTCGGTCGCGACATCGTCATGGAGTCGATCGACGAAGAAGGGCCGATCGAGATAAGACGTGTGGCGCGGGCGTTCAATCTCATGCAGGAGCGCATCACGCGGTCGCTACGCGAACGCACGCGCGTGCTCGCGGCGGTGAGCCACGACCTCAGGACACCGCTCACGCGCATGCGCCTGCAGCTTCAAGCGGGACAGGCGGAGAACGTCACAGCCAAGCTTCTGCGTGACATCGATTTGATGCATTCGATGGTGACATCCGCCGTCTCGTTTCTCAGCGGCGCCTTCCACGAGGAAGAAAAGGAATGGCTCGATCTGGGCGCGCTCCTTTCGACTCTATGCGACGAATTCGAAGAGACCGGAGCGAATATTCAATATGAAGGCCGCGAAGGAATTCCCTTCTTTTGTCGGCCGAATGCGATCCACCGCGCCGTGACCAATTTGATCGACAACGGCCTTCATTTCGGCGGCCGGGTCATTGTTTCCGCATCGGTCGAGAGCGACCGCGTCGTCATCGATGTCGCCGACGACGGCCCCGGCGTGCCCATGCATCGTATCGAGGATGTTCTCCAACCTTTCGTTCGACTCGACGCCTCGCGCTCGTCCCGATCGGGAAGCGTGGGCCTCGGGCTCTCTATCGTCAAAGAAATTGTCGAAGCTCATCAAGGGCAGATCGAGCTGCGCCAACGCGAGCCGAATGGCCTCATCGCCCGGATCGCCTTCCCATCTAGCGCCTTTGCGCCGCCAGCAGACGCGCGCGGCGCGCGTTAG
- a CDS encoding response regulator transcription factor produces the protein MNKSHILIVEDDLDIRDLLKAFLEEKGFVASVCDSAEKAKPILSGGDVDLVLLDVMLPGMDGFELCRSLRSTEGPRIIMLTALNEPVDKVVGLELGADDYVSKPFDLRELLARIRAVLRRPSLSAEGPRAVGAEFVLRFSGFAFYPQRRFLRSPAGLRVPLTGAEADLLLVFCKNASRVLSREELINLSRGEGFAIAPRSVDLLVSRLRRKLAHDDSVVEVIRTIRTDGYAFQPEVSIE, from the coding sequence TTGAACAAAAGCCACATACTCATCGTCGAAGACGACCTCGACATACGCGATCTGCTGAAAGCCTTTCTCGAAGAGAAGGGCTTCGTCGCCTCGGTGTGCGACAGTGCGGAGAAAGCAAAACCAATTCTGTCGGGCGGCGATGTGGATCTCGTGCTCCTCGACGTCATGCTTCCCGGCATGGATGGATTTGAGCTCTGCCGTAGTCTGAGGTCGACGGAGGGGCCGCGCATCATTATGCTGACTGCGCTCAACGAGCCGGTGGACAAAGTCGTCGGCTTGGAGCTCGGGGCTGACGATTATGTCAGCAAGCCCTTCGATCTTCGCGAGCTGCTCGCACGAATTCGCGCCGTGCTCCGGCGACCTTCGTTGAGCGCCGAAGGGCCTCGCGCTGTGGGCGCGGAATTCGTTCTGCGCTTTTCGGGCTTCGCTTTCTATCCGCAGCGGCGTTTTCTGCGCTCTCCCGCAGGATTGCGCGTGCCTCTGACCGGCGCCGAAGCCGATCTGCTGCTGGTTTTCTGCAAGAACGCGTCCCGCGTCCTTTCACGAGAAGAGCTGATCAATCTTTCGCGTGGCGAGGGTTTCGCCATAGCGCCGCGATCCGTCGATCTTCTTGTAAGTCGCCTGAGGCGCAAGCTGGCGCATGATGATTCGGTCGTCGAGGTCATCCGCACCATTCGCACGGACGGCTACGCCTTTCAGCCCGAGGTTTCGATCGAATGA
- the mbnM gene encoding hypothetical protein, protein MIESDKGFWRGYWPLLLVIVAGQLAQQADVIMVGHLGGGAPGAYAMTTRLVVVDVILLSALGAVASTAIGEARRSGASPRVIGAILWLSLFAGLCCAAFGSASYPRFARLLVDDDAIAGLICDGVLWYSFAAPFRFVSSTSAFMLHALDQGSGVVKWKLWEFAAKAIGNFLAMEIFGLGFSSCFQIGAVICVGSSIWGVWALSRHGVDWRTLPGASWARRFGKAALWESERGVAMHLAMLACLAMFAAPGLGNYHVGRLNCFAAGQTLMLIVFTPLVTLMRFLAFRLAGLTDERLIDSIRTISLKGAPFAVGVAILLMAGADALGRLYGQHGPWWTTLVEILAASIPLRYMTSILRAVLQARGSFGAVAKTDSSVFWFVALPLVALGLYIDSPFVAYLSLIVPEGLSALRFWKQAPLVSRAARPRSSAETSTAI, encoded by the coding sequence ATGATCGAGAGCGACAAGGGCTTTTGGCGAGGCTATTGGCCCCTGCTTCTCGTGATCGTGGCGGGGCAGCTCGCACAGCAAGCCGATGTGATAATGGTCGGCCATTTGGGCGGCGGCGCGCCGGGCGCTTATGCGATGACGACACGTCTGGTCGTCGTCGATGTGATCTTGCTGAGCGCGCTGGGCGCCGTCGCTTCGACCGCGATCGGCGAGGCGCGGCGAAGCGGCGCAAGTCCGCGCGTCATCGGCGCGATCCTATGGCTCTCGCTGTTTGCAGGCCTGTGCTGCGCGGCGTTCGGCTCGGCGAGCTATCCCCGATTTGCGAGGCTGCTCGTCGATGACGATGCGATCGCTGGACTGATCTGCGACGGAGTACTCTGGTATTCGTTCGCCGCGCCGTTCCGCTTCGTCAGCAGCACTTCGGCCTTCATGCTCCATGCGCTCGACCAAGGCTCTGGCGTCGTGAAATGGAAGCTGTGGGAGTTCGCCGCCAAAGCCATCGGCAATTTTTTGGCCATGGAGATTTTCGGACTGGGGTTTTCCAGCTGCTTCCAGATAGGGGCCGTCATCTGCGTCGGCTCGTCGATCTGGGGAGTTTGGGCTCTATCGCGGCATGGCGTCGATTGGCGTACCTTGCCGGGCGCCTCATGGGCGCGTCGCTTCGGCAAAGCGGCGCTCTGGGAGTCCGAGCGGGGCGTCGCCATGCATCTCGCTATGCTCGCATGCCTCGCCATGTTCGCGGCGCCCGGACTCGGCAATTATCACGTCGGGAGGCTGAATTGCTTCGCCGCGGGTCAGACATTGATGTTGATCGTTTTCACGCCGCTCGTCACTTTGATGCGCTTTCTCGCATTTCGCCTTGCAGGGCTCACTGACGAACGCCTCATAGATTCGATCAGAACGATCTCGCTGAAGGGCGCTCCCTTCGCCGTGGGCGTTGCGATCTTGCTCATGGCCGGAGCCGACGCGCTTGGGCGATTATATGGTCAGCATGGTCCTTGGTGGACGACCTTGGTCGAAATTCTGGCTGCATCGATACCGCTGCGCTACATGACGTCGATCCTCAGAGCCGTCTTGCAGGCTCGAGGGTCGTTCGGGGCGGTGGCGAAAACGGATAGCTCAGTGTTTTGGTTCGTCGCCTTGCCGCTCGTCGCGCTCGGACTTTATATCGATTCGCCTTTCGTCGCCTATTTGTCGCTGATCGTCCCGGAAGGTCTCAGCGCATTGCGCTTTTGGAAGCAGGCGCCTCTCGTCTCGCGGGCCGCGCGGCCGCGGTCCAGCGCCGAAACATCGACGGCGATCTGA
- the mbnC gene encoding methanobactin biosynthesis protein MbnC, translating into MSLLSPAPARIDADLYQDMMNPSRLDAFARESRSHVRLDISYRAYWHVLFDAVPQLLELSGPDGRAIFLPFMQWAQEKNLTFDWAYHIWAAEWLLQSEFRERVGADLALKLMAAAASRWSGRDRDLDYCGIVIASRLIGPTKAVAGWKLSSIETRFIEVEQVEFECELPAPEDNFGCFRTPGYELDHFPGWRPIPL; encoded by the coding sequence ATGAGTCTCTTGTCGCCTGCGCCGGCTAGAATCGACGCCGATCTCTATCAAGACATGATGAACCCTTCCCGGCTCGACGCGTTCGCGCGAGAGTCACGAAGTCATGTTCGTCTCGACATCAGCTATCGGGCCTATTGGCATGTGCTGTTCGACGCCGTTCCGCAATTGTTGGAGCTTTCGGGCCCTGACGGGCGCGCGATTTTCCTGCCGTTCATGCAATGGGCGCAGGAGAAGAACCTCACATTCGATTGGGCCTATCATATTTGGGCCGCGGAATGGCTGCTGCAATCGGAGTTTCGTGAACGCGTGGGAGCAGACCTCGCTCTGAAGCTCATGGCCGCGGCCGCGTCGCGGTGGTCGGGACGCGACCGTGATCTCGATTATTGCGGGATCGTCATCGCGAGCCGTCTGATCGGACCGACGAAGGCTGTCGCCGGCTGGAAGCTCAGCAGCATAGAGACGCGCTTCATCGAAGTCGAACAGGTCGAGTTCGAATGCGAGCTTCCGGCGCCCGAAGACAATTTTGGATGTTTTCGGACGCCGGGCTACGAGCTCGATCATTTCCCGGGATGGCGGCCCATACCTCTATGA
- the mbnB gene encoding methanobactin biosynthesis protein MbnB: MQIGFNFTLNGTLDMVRRMLRERQIDYCELLIDNFLNVPVKELADAFECPVGFHIMLSKFLENDRETLEKLAKQIRILIDALQPAYVSDHLLRFAPNGRNLFYLGEIDYAQYAPVRNRVEQWQDMLGVQLHLENYPSIMDGGWEQPEFFRRLCRETGAGILFDASNAVVARHNCGAPLDAWNDVISSTRHFHVAGYGPSFLDPRVIVDSHDREMAPDTLEFLRSMRAAFDKPGSTITYERDFEIEYDSIAIDLERLREIFPHAEDTTNESLVACAG, translated from the coding sequence ATGCAAATCGGATTCAACTTCACCTTGAACGGCACGCTGGACATGGTTCGGCGCATGCTCAGAGAGCGGCAAATCGACTATTGCGAGCTGCTCATCGACAATTTCTTGAATGTTCCGGTCAAAGAGCTGGCGGACGCGTTCGAGTGTCCGGTCGGGTTCCATATCATGCTGTCGAAGTTTCTCGAGAATGACAGAGAGACGCTCGAGAAGCTCGCCAAGCAGATCCGTATTCTCATCGATGCGCTTCAGCCGGCATACGTGTCCGACCATCTGCTGCGCTTTGCGCCGAACGGACGGAATCTCTTCTATCTCGGCGAAATCGATTACGCCCAATACGCCCCCGTTCGGAATCGCGTGGAGCAATGGCAGGATATGCTCGGCGTCCAGCTCCATCTCGAAAACTATCCATCCATCATGGACGGCGGATGGGAGCAGCCCGAGTTTTTTCGAAGGCTCTGCCGAGAAACTGGAGCGGGGATCCTCTTCGACGCCTCCAATGCGGTGGTCGCCCGACACAATTGCGGCGCGCCGCTGGACGCTTGGAACGATGTCATCTCGTCGACGCGACATTTTCATGTCGCGGGATATGGGCCTTCGTTTCTGGACCCGCGAGTCATCGTCGATTCGCATGATAGGGAAATGGCGCCGGACACGTTGGAGTTCCTTCGCTCCATGCGCGCGGCATTCGACAAGCCGGGCTCGACGATCACATATGAGCGCGATTTCGAGATCGAATATGACTCGATCGCGATCGATCTCGAACGTTTGCGCGAGATATTCCCCCACGCCGAGGACACGACCAATGAGTCTCTTGTCGCCTGCGCCGGCTAG
- the mbnA gene encoding methanobactin, whose protein sequence is MTIKVVKKEILPVIGRVQAMCACNPPWCGTC, encoded by the coding sequence ATGACCATCAAAGTCGTCAAGAAGGAAATCCTCCCCGTGATCGGCCGCGTTCAGGCCATGTGCGCGTGCAACCCGCCGTGGTGCGGCACCTGCTGA